A genomic segment from Gracilinanus agilis isolate LMUSP501 chromosome 1, AgileGrace, whole genome shotgun sequence encodes:
- the TFAP4 gene encoding transcription factor AP-4 isoform X1, which translates to MEYFMVPAQKVPSLQHFRKTEKEVIGGLCSLANIPLTPETQRDQERRIRREIANSNERRRMQSINAGFQSLKTLIPHTDGEKLSKAAILQQTAEYIFSLEQEKTRLLQQNTQLKRFIQDLSGSSPKRRRAEDKDEGIGSPDIWEDEKAEDLRREMIELRQQLDKERSVRMMLEEQVRSLEAHMYPEKLKVIAQQVQLQQQQEQVRLLHQEKLEREQQQQQLRTQLLPPHGPPPAPTHHPTVIVPAPQPPPSHHVNVVTMGPSSVINSVSTSRQNLDTIVQAIQHIEGTQEQEEQEQEEQRRAVIVKPPVRACPGAPASSDTASDSEASDSDAMDQSKEDPSGDGELP; encoded by the exons CCTGGCCAACATTCCACTGACaccagagacccagagagaccAGGAGCGTCGGATACGGAGGGAGATTGCCAATAGCAATGAGAGAAGGCGGATGCAGAGCATCAATGCAGGGTTCCAGTCCCTGAAGACCCTCATCCCACACACAGATGGAGAGAAACTCAGCAAG GCAGCCATTCTCCAACAGACAGCAGAATACATCTTTTCCTTGGAGCAGGAAAAAACAAGACTTTTACAACAGAACACACAACTCAAACGCTTTATCCAG GACCTGAGTGGCTCATCTCCTAAACGGCGGAGGGCAGAGGATAAGGATGAGGGCATTGGCTCGCCGGACATCTGGGAGGATGAGAAGGCTGAAGACCTGAGGCGAGAGATGATTGAGTTGAGACAGCAGCTAGACAAGGAGCGTTCGGTCCGAATGATGCTGGAGGAGCAG GTGCGTTCCCTGGAGGCCCACATGTACCCTGAGAAGCTGAAGGTGATTGCCCAGCAAGTCCAGCTACAGCAGCAACAGGAGCAGGTGAGATTGCTGCACCAGGAGAAGCTGGAGCGtgagcagcagcaacagcagctcCGAACACAG CTCCTGCCCCCCCACGGGCCTCCACCAGCTCCCACCCACCACCCCACAGTGATTGTGCCTGCTCCTCAACCCCCACCCTCCCACCATGTCAACGTAGTCACCATGGGTCCTTCATCGGTCATCAATTCAGTCTCCACGTCCCGGCAAAACCTGGACACCATCGTGCAG GCAATTCAGCACATCGAGGGCACACAGGAGCAGGAGGAACAGGAGCAGGAAGAGCAGCGACGAGCGGTGATTGTGAAGCCACCAGTCCGGGCTTGCCCTGGAGCCCCTGCCTCTTCTGACACAGCTTCGGACTCAGAGGCCTCAGACAGCGACGCTATGGACCAGAGCAAGGAGGACCCCTCGGGGGATGGGGAGCTCCCCTGA
- the TFAP4 gene encoding transcription factor AP-4 isoform X2, translated as MQSINAGFQSLKTLIPHTDGEKLSKAAILQQTAEYIFSLEQEKTRLLQQNTQLKRFIQDLSGSSPKRRRAEDKDEGIGSPDIWEDEKAEDLRREMIELRQQLDKERSVRMMLEEQVRSLEAHMYPEKLKVIAQQVQLQQQQEQVRLLHQEKLEREQQQQQLRTQLLPPHGPPPAPTHHPTVIVPAPQPPPSHHVNVVTMGPSSVINSVSTSRQNLDTIVQAIQHIEGTQEQEEQEQEEQRRAVIVKPPVRACPGAPASSDTASDSEASDSDAMDQSKEDPSGDGELP; from the exons ATGCAGAGCATCAATGCAGGGTTCCAGTCCCTGAAGACCCTCATCCCACACACAGATGGAGAGAAACTCAGCAAG GCAGCCATTCTCCAACAGACAGCAGAATACATCTTTTCCTTGGAGCAGGAAAAAACAAGACTTTTACAACAGAACACACAACTCAAACGCTTTATCCAG GACCTGAGTGGCTCATCTCCTAAACGGCGGAGGGCAGAGGATAAGGATGAGGGCATTGGCTCGCCGGACATCTGGGAGGATGAGAAGGCTGAAGACCTGAGGCGAGAGATGATTGAGTTGAGACAGCAGCTAGACAAGGAGCGTTCGGTCCGAATGATGCTGGAGGAGCAG GTGCGTTCCCTGGAGGCCCACATGTACCCTGAGAAGCTGAAGGTGATTGCCCAGCAAGTCCAGCTACAGCAGCAACAGGAGCAGGTGAGATTGCTGCACCAGGAGAAGCTGGAGCGtgagcagcagcaacagcagctcCGAACACAG CTCCTGCCCCCCCACGGGCCTCCACCAGCTCCCACCCACCACCCCACAGTGATTGTGCCTGCTCCTCAACCCCCACCCTCCCACCATGTCAACGTAGTCACCATGGGTCCTTCATCGGTCATCAATTCAGTCTCCACGTCCCGGCAAAACCTGGACACCATCGTGCAG GCAATTCAGCACATCGAGGGCACACAGGAGCAGGAGGAACAGGAGCAGGAAGAGCAGCGACGAGCGGTGATTGTGAAGCCACCAGTCCGGGCTTGCCCTGGAGCCCCTGCCTCTTCTGACACAGCTTCGGACTCAGAGGCCTCAGACAGCGACGCTATGGACCAGAGCAAGGAGGACCCCTCGGGGGATGGGGAGCTCCCCTGA